Part of the Apostichopus japonicus isolate 1M-3 chromosome 18, ASM3797524v1, whole genome shotgun sequence genome, CACACAAACAACTTTACAGGAGTGCCAGGCAATAATTAtcaaattttgtttcatatacTTTATAATCCGACACATTGAGGACTTTCTTCccatatttcaagaaaaatcCAACATTTCAGTATGAAAAGCCATTACGTTCCCGGGAAAACAGAAGGTTCGACAGTTGATGTTGACATTTCatcattaaaattaacaatatttcaaaacagaacCGTGATAAAATGTCAATcaaataaatttctttatttcgagaaaaaacaatgtaacattttcggggggggggggggggggaatggttGAAATTTCCAACGTCCAATTTGAGCCACTGTAATGTACAAAACTAACATTCTTCTGGGGAATATCCTAGACCCCACCGGTTTCCTGCACCCCTACCCGCCTTCATCATTGAGATGCAAACCGACTCTTATGCTCCAGTGCACAACCCTACTGCTAATACTGCTGCAGTTTAAACTACTGCGACACATTATTTTAGTAAACTAACTGTCGAGACCCTAAAATGAAGGTTgggcgggtggggtgggggggggggttggtggtggGTAGCGGTGGGaaatattattcatatatacGGTGaacgttttttattattaggTGGCAGCATCCTAGAACGGGAATGAGAGTCTAACTGCCAATTAATCAAGACGTGTtaataattgaatatatatggtAAGTTTTAATGTTCCAAAGTTTGTTTCACTATGACGTCTCATAAATTACACAGGACTGATAACCACCCTTAAGTTTTCTGCAAATGAGCGGTCGCGGTAAAATTGACATTTGAaccaaatactgtacataatacatAGGCCTAGCACCAAGCGAGCTGTTGTTAGATTCACCTTGCACTGTTATAGCCAATGCGGCAGACCTGAAAATGGCCAAGCCCATTATAAAGTTTGGCACAATACTCAATAGCGGTGCATGACAGCGAAGATAAGGTTCCCGTCAAAAATTTGTTCTTAAAACAACAGAAACATGGCAGTAGATTCGAAGTATGCTGATTTACCAGGGATTGTAAGTATTTTAGCATATCAACATGGTACCGCAACTTATAATGAACATGCATGTAATGATTTATCAAATCTCGAAGTGTAAAATTACAACCGAGGCTAATGGCCAGCCTACAACTGTAGTGTTGTAATGGTAAAGTCAACGACGTAGCCTAATTAGGCATAGGCTTAGACTAGTTGCGCTAGCCTAACAAACCATAGAACAGTCTCAACGCCCAAAGTAGTTGTTATGGTAAGGTTATGTTAGGCCTACCAAACTAAACATTGACTAACCGTTTCTCACTTAGGCCTACTAACTACCAAACATTTCCAACAATGCTACAGTACAAACCTGTGTGTCAGTAGCACTAGCAAGAGTTTAATACAGTAATACTACTAGTAAGCCTACACCTGGGAATGAGAGTACAGTAGCTGTTGGACTGCAGACATTGTTAGGAAGCTGAAGTCGAacttatattgtttgtttatctaCTGCTGTGGCTAATTACATGACTTTTATTGAGTGACTCACAAAATAGAGaggtaatattaataatgtttaCAATAAATGCTAGCCATGGcctaagttgacattggtttgtATCCTTCAATATTTAATCTAATGATACTCTGATCATGCGTGTGTCTTAAGTAAGGAAACCAAAATCTGCGATAACatgtatttgaaaataaaatagtttataGTCTCTACTTAGATTAACACTGGCATTTTGTTTTCTACCTCAGGATAATCAGCCAGATGTCTATGAAACTGAAGACCTTCCAGAGGAGGATCAAAACTATGAACCTGTAAGTACAATAACCTGCATTGTAATAAGGTTAAAAGAAATAACAGTGGCatatttgtttagttttgtAAAGAATGATATTTTTAAGAGATTCTTTGAAGCTGAATGAATTCATTGCATATTAGTCCTTGTTTCACATAATGTACAGACTTCATTTACTCATTTATGATGTACTTTATACTTTACAGACAGATAGAATTATGTATTTCTTGTATGAAGTTATTAAGGTTATACTGAGAGTCCACTTAATTGGTACTTTGTGTTAAGGAACTGAAGCAATACAAAAGAAACCAAAGGATAGTAAGTACCAAGTTAACTTACCCAAGTATCTTGTGATTGGGACCCTTATGGGACACCCTTCTTTATTTGCAGGTATGTAGTCaggtatgtatgtttgtgtgtatgtatgtatgtatgcatgtatgtatgtagttgCATATGTATCAATATGGATTATtctattgtttgtttctttcaggATGAGTTGAGTAGTGAGAGTGTagaaaggttaaaggtcaatacAACTGAATCCTTCAACAAATTCAAGGATGCCAACGTTGTGTCAGGAAACAGCGGTAAAAGTTAcatttaaaatttgtaaatttgctTTCGATAATATTCCATCAATATTTCACTTTGCTTAATCCATTTGTTGCATTCTTAGATTAACATGAATAAATTCAGTGTAAATGCAATTGGTCATGCAAAAGGGTAGCCCAAAGACTTGTGTCTCAAATATGAAATGACTGTATGGTCGAATAGAATGCTGTTATCCCACATTATAAAATTTTGATTTATGTGGGGGCCATTCATAACTTAAAAGAACAATTTTCTGTGATAGAAACAAGAGTGGAATCCGTAATTTCAATCAAGCAATGAGGATATGTTCTCGACAGTACATGGTTGTTAAATTATATGTCCTATTCATATTTACATGTCCTATATCATATTGTTGTTCCCTGTGatatagaaaaaaacaatgatttTTGTCTGTGTGTTTCTGGAATACCTTATGTAAATAACTATTTGTGCATTTTCTTCTGCAGACTTCTCAGACAACATCAGTAAGCCCAGGAGGACAGGTTACATTGTGCCAAGGACAGAATATGAAATGGTAGTTAAATTTCATCACCTTCAATGTGCATCTACTTATGGCTGGAAAAGAGTGtgatctttaaaatattttaccaCTGGGAGAAATATTCATGTAATTGCATGTATACCAAGTAACATAAGTTTTCATTAATGTGAGCTTTTAGGTCAGGTCAAGTGCTAGCACCTTCTTCCTGTCTGTATGTAGTATATCTGACATTGTATTATGATGCTACAgattcatgaataaacatatggACTTGTTGAGAAGCCCATGTAACTACTTGTGTGTTACCTCTCAAACTCTCATATTCATGACCATGTATAGTACATCACACTggatgaataattcatgaaacaAGCACATTGTTTGGGTTTCAAGGCACATTCATGTTACATCATGTAGACAGGATTGTAAGTGTTGTACCAATACCAAGTAAAGTTTTGACATTTACTTACCATGATAACTCATTGGtttacattgtatatatatagcttgaAGATGGTTCCAGTAAAGAGACTCCCGTTCAGAAATATCAGAGATTACAACACGAAATTAAACAACTTGCGGGGGAAGTAGAAGAAATTCAGGTATTCcagttttgaatattttcattacattttgCTGAATATTTTGCATTCTTTGAATGGAATAATGTGTATTCcttcatttctttgttattttcacAAAGTACTAGCATTCTTATAAATATTAGTTAAGTTGTCCAGTGTTTTGCTTGAGCACTTCATTGCAATTTGGAAGGTATTTACCATTTATGGAAATTAAAGATTATTCATCAACAACGGTATCAACAATACAGCATGATCCTTTATCAAATTGTCTGCTGTTAAGAAATGCTGTGATAATAGTTTGTTTCTGCTAATTTTATAATCTTCTTCTTTGTTAGAAAACTGTTAAAGATGAGAAGGCATTGACACAGCTTTCACCAGTTGGATTATCTGATCAGGTGACAGGTTTACAGGAACAGCTGTTTGATCTCCATCTAGAGCAAATCTTAGGAACGGACGCAGTAGTGGAACTATCAGACCCTAAGGGTGCCATCCCTAAGTAAGTAGCTCACAGAAGAAGTAGACAAACACTCAGATAGACAGACAGCTGGTATGGTAGAAATATCCCTCACCAGGCATGCATCAACATCAAAGCAGATACGTAATACAGCTTAGGCGAGCAACTCTCTAATGACAGATGTACAGTAACTACTTTGCAAATAATGAGTGGGGGAAGTAGCTactttgttcttcttcttttggtaATGAGCTGACGCAGGGCAATGTATCAGCTATTTGTACCAGCTATTTAAAGCGCTGCATTGCATCCAGAACATAGTACTACAAAGATTTGTATATGGTTGAGTTATTTTAGTCCTGAAATACAAAGCAGCTCCTTTATTTGGACACtaatattgtttattaaaaaatcCAAATAAATTTGAAGTAGTGAAGCAGAGGGTAATGCCTAAATGAAGTTTGCATTTCTGTTATATTAATTGATAATAGATTGTTCTTGTTTTCACTTTTTGTCCgaaatatataatttcttttcatttcagaaaACTCTTTAATCAGCTTGACAGCTACAAGAAACAAAGCTTGGCAGCATCACAAGAAGACTCAAGCAAGTCTAAGCCAGCTACTAAGGATGGTCACATGACCTATGAACTTTACCATTATCCCAGCAGGGATCAGTTTGATAAAGTCTCCAAGGTAAGTACATGGCTCCATCTTGTTCTGGGATCAACTGTTTATGTAACATTCTTTGATTCCCATTCAGCCTCCACGCATTTTCTTGCATTTCTTGGGTCCCGAAAATACTTTCTTCCAAGCAGCTGATGTCAGTTGTTCAATATGTAATTCTGTTACTTGATATGTAAATCATGTTATGTTGGGCATGCTAATGGATACAGGACACACATTGTATGAAGTGTTGAACCACTCATTACTATATGTATTCAATGCCACTGTGTACTTCATTACTTTCCTAGGCTGCTGAGTTAGAGGAAAGATTAGCTCGACTTGAAGCTTTGTTGGGTGGAAATCCAGATAAAGTTGTGAGTATGATTCAATTGCTGCTATATCTACTAATTACTATAAGTAAAAACActggaaacaaataaacaagacGTATAGACTGTATCTTGATTAAAAGTTCCTTCATTATTCTATTCCTATCATTCTCATTTTTTGGACTTATCATTTTTTCACAATGTATTCAGTTAATGAAAGATCATAATAGTTTAAAAGTTTTAAGCCCTTTATGATATCTTTTGTTTCATGCCTGCATCAATTTGAAACATCCATGTGAGGTGTTTAAAGTTCAAATTAAAGCTCTTTGTTTTAAAACTATGTATGTAGTCTGTGTTAATATCATGTAGATCTGTAATACTCTTTGTCCACGCTAATACAGAGTTCTTTGCCTTTCTCATCTACCATAGTCTGTGTAAATATCATCTAGTGATACTCTATATGATAATGTGATACTGTATTAGTGTGATACTCTTTGCTAATACGCTAATACATGTTCTTTGCCTTTCTCATCTACCATCCCTTTAGTCGTACGTAACAGCTGATACATCTTCCAAGACTTTACTGGTGAGTACTTCAACCAGTTTGGTGACCTCTGAGATATATTCATTTATCAGATtggaaagttttcttttgtcaaACAAACTGTTCAGGCAATCTAATAGAATTTCTTCATGTGAATTTTAGTTTACAAACATTACCATATATGGCAGTCTTTAGCAACATTATAATCTTCATCGTATAAGCActctatttttttaatttgcaaagAGTTTTCAGGTGAATTTTTTAGGTGTTACACAAAAGGATACCTCTCCGTGCCTGTAAGTGCAAAGTTAGAAGAAATTCTGTGTAATGGTTTCTTTTGGCGGCAGGTTTCGTCAGTTTATGAGAAGAAAACCTCCATTCTGAATGGAATATTCTTGTTTGTTGATAGGAATCCGTGGAGAGTCTCCAAGGTCAGGTGTCTATGTTAGATGTTAATTTGTTAGACCACACAGAGGCTAGGATACAGAACTTACTACAGAAGATGGATCAAATCAAGGAGAAATCATCAGAGGCAGAAGAAGGTGATAAAGACAGCAAGGTCAGTACAATACAGCAGTCAGTACCCTTACATATTAATAGTACATGCAATGTAAGCCATACATATTAATAGTACATGCAATGTTGGCCTTACATATTAATAGTAAATGCAATGTAGGCCTTACATATTAATAGTACATGCAATGTTGGCCTTACAGATTAATAGTACAAGCAATGTAGGCCTTACAGATTAATAGTACAAGCAATGCAGGCCTTACATACTAATAGTACATGCATTGCAGGCCTTGCATATACATGCAATGTAGTCCGTACATATTAATAGTACATGCAATGTTGGCCTTACATACTAATAGTACATGCAATGCAGGCCTTGCATATCAATAGAACATGCAATGTAGGCCTTACATATTAATAGTACATGCAATGTAGGCCTTAGGACAAAAGCTCTGATCCTATGAattgttgatattatttattagaGCTCTATCTTTCCTGTATAGATTTCACttttatatgatat contains:
- the LOC139958930 gene encoding dynactin subunit 2-like, producing the protein MAVDSKYADLPGIDNQPDVYETEDLPEEDQNYEPDELSSESVERLKVNTTESFNKFKDANVVSGNSDFSDNISKPRRTGYIVPRTEYEMLEDGSSKETPVQKYQRLQHEIKQLAGEVEEIQKTVKDEKALTQLSPVGLSDQVTGLQEQLFDLHLEQILGTDAVVELSDPKGAIPKKLFNQLDSYKKQSLAASQEDSSKSKPATKDGHMTYELYHYPSRDQFDKVSKAAELEERLARLEALLGGNPDKVSYVTADTSSKTLLESVESLQGQVSMLDVNLLDHTEARIQNLLQKMDQIKEKSSEAEEGDKDSKISLLYDIVTKWDNVADSLPKVVDRLKALQELHEQALQFSQALSQLDTAQQQVTTGLQNQTALQKQLSDSFAANMAAIEANCKSLEERFKKIPTK